TACGTTCTCTTTTAAATATTTAATTTTTGCGCCATATTCACTAGGCAAACAATATCCTGTTGTATCTGGGATATTTAGTACTGTTGCTCCTGCCTTTATTGCAGCTTCGCACACTCGTGCTAAATACTCGTTATCTGTACGTCCAGCATCTTCAGCATAAAATTCTACGTCTTCAACAAAGGATTTAGCATATTTTACAGCATCGTAAGCACGTTGTATAATATCCGCTTTGTTAGTTTTAAATTTATGAAGTATGTGGGAGTCTGATGTGCCTATTCCTGTGTGGATTCTTGGGTGTTTAGCATGTTTTAATGCTTCGGCAGCTACTTTTATGTCGTTTTCTACAGCTCTAGTTAAGCCGCAAACGGTAGAATTTTTTACGATTTTTGATATTTCTTCTACCGATTTGAAGTCACCTGGACTAGAGACGGGAAAACCTGCTTCGATTACATTAACACCTAGTTGGTCCAATTGCTTAGCAATAATTACTTTTTGCTCTGTATTTAGCTTACAACCTGGTACTTGTTCGCCATCACGTAGCGTTGTATCAAATATTTGAATTGCGTTTTTTGACATTTTTAGAGAGAATTATTTTTCTTTTGAATTACTAATGTATACTTTGGTTAACTATTTGATTTAGCATTGGAGGAGAAGCTACGATGTTCAAGACACGAAATACAATGTAAACTACTAAAAATCAGATACATAAAAAAACAATTAGTTGATGACTAAAGAGCAAAAAGATAATTTATTTTTATTAGTTAAGTCTTTAACTAAGTCTGAAAAGCGACAATTTAAATTGTACGTGGGTAGACTTGGAGTGAATTCTGATTCTAAATTTTTAAACCTTTTTAATCTTTTAGACAAAGCTTCAGTGTATAATGAAAACGTTATTTTAAAAAGTGGAGTGGTAAAAAAACAGCAGTTAGCTAATGTTAAAGCACACTTGTATAAGCAAATATTAATTAGTCTTAAATTAAACCCTTCCCATCAAAATATTCGCTCTCAAATAAGAGAACAATTGGATTTTGCATCTATATTATATCATAAAGGATTGTATAGACAGAGTCTTAAAATCTTAGACAAGGCCAAAGAGTTAGCAATAATTAATGAAGAAAAAAACCTTGCTTTTGAGATTGTCGAACTTGAGAAAATTATCGAAACACAGTACATAACTAGAAGTATTAGTAATAGGGCAGATCAATTAACTATTCAGGCAAAAGAATTAAGTGAGTTAAATGTTGTTGCTAGTAAGCTATCTAATTTATCATTACAGCTTTATAGTATAATATTAAAAACGGGTTATGTAAAAAATGAGGAAGAAAGCAAAGCTGTCACGACTTATTTTAATGACAGATTGCCTAAAGTAGATTTATCCGCTTTGGGGTTTAGAGAAAAATTATGGTATTATAAAGCGTATTTGTGGTATAGTTTTTTAACACAGGACTTTTTAAACTGTTATAAATATGCTTTAAAATGGGTGAATTTATTTTATGAAAACCCTAATATGATTAGCTTAAATCCAGTGTTTTTTTTAAAAGGAAATAACTATTTGTTAGAGGCTTTATATTTTATAAAAAATAAAGAAAAATTTGAAACTAAGTTGGCTAGTTTTCATTCTGTTGTTAACCAATCTAATTTTCCCAAGGACGAAAATGTAGCTTCTTTAGTTTTTTTGTATGGTAATTTTCATAAAATAAATTTACACTTTATAGATGGTAGTTTTGATGATGGCTTAATATTGATTCCGGAAATTGAGGCTGAATTAGTTCAATTTGATAATAAAATAGATGCACATCATAAAATGATATTTTATTACAAGTTTGCAAGTTTACATTTTGGAGCTAGTAATAATAAGGAATGTATTAAATACTTAGATAAAATTATTTCAAATAAATCATTGTCAATGCGTGAGGATTTATTGTGTTTTTCTAGAGTTTTAAATTTAGTAGCACATTATGAGGCAGGATTGGATTATCATTTAGAAACCTTATTAAAAAGCACTTACAAGTTTTTAATTAAAATGAACGACTTACATGAAGTGCAAAAAGAGATGATAAAATTTATTAGAGGATTACAAGATATTTATCCTCAGGATATTAAAAAGGAGTTTAAAAAATTATTAGAAACTTTAAAACAATATGAAGACCATCCTTTTGAACGTCGTGCTTTTTTATATTTAGATATTATCTCGTGGTTAGAAAGTAAAATTGAAAATAAGCCAGTGGGTAAAATTGTACGAGACAAATATTTAGAACTATATGCTAAGTCATAATTTATAATATTGTTAAAAATAAATAGTTTGTAGGTAAAAAATAAAGTGATTTTTAAATAAAAACTGATGTTATCAAATAGTCAAATAATTCAAAATTTACAGCTAAAAGCGCAGTTTACCGAAGAAAACAGTATTTAAAAGGTGTTTTTGTTTAAAAAAGAGAATCAAATGTTTTGATAGCATGCTTTTTTTATTACATTTACAATCTCAAATCGGCAATGAAGAAAAATAAAACATTAATAGCAACAGTCTTATTTTTAATAATAAGCATAGTTGGTGTAGCTCAGATAGTAACTCCACCACCTCCAGCACAACAAGTACCTCCAGTAGGGTTGCCAATAGATGGTAATATTATTGTGCTTGTAGTTATAGGTTTGTTATATGGTGTTTATAAGTTGATATCTAAGCGTAAGTCATCAAACATTTAATTCGTTTAGACGCTTTACATACTTTCCAATAACGTCAAATTCTAAGTTTATTTTAGTGCCAATTTTAAATTGTTTAAAATTTGTATGCTCATACGTGTAAGGTATTATGGCTACGCTAAAACTATTTTTTTGAGAGTTTACAACAGTTAGACTTACGCCATTTACTGTAATAGATCCTTTTTCTATTGTAATATTGTTTAGCTCTGGATCGTATTTAAAAGTATACAGCCAGCTTCCGTTAGTTTCTTTGGCTTCTATACATAGTGCTGTTTGGTCTACATGACCTTGTACAATGTGACCATCCAATCTGTCTCCAAGTTTCATAGCACGTTCAATATTTACAATATCATTTATTTGTAAATCTCCAATATTGGTTTTGTCTAAAGTTTCTTTAATTGCAGTAACTTTATATTGGTCATCATTTATTTCAACTACAGTTAAACAGACACCATTGTGTGCAACACTTTGATCTATTTTTAACTGATTGGTAATGGTGCTTTCAATAGTAATATCTAAATTGTCCTTAACTGTTGTTAATTGCTTAACAGTACCTAGTGTTTCAATTATTCCGGTAAACATAAACTTAATCGTATTATTTGGTTAAATTTGCTTTGGTAAATTTACAAACAATAGTTATTAGTATTAATGAAGAAAGAAGAAAATATTAGACTAGGAATATCAATAGGAGACCTAAATGGTATTGGAGCCGAAGTGGTTTTAAGAATATTTGAAGATAATAGGATGTTAGATTTTTGTACGCCAATTATTTTTGCTTCGATCAAAACCATGAGTTTTGTAAAAAATCACCTAAAATTGGATATTAATTTAAATGGTATCCATAATATAAATCAAGCATTACCTGGACGTGTCAATGTTTTAAACTGCTGGAAAGAAAACGTAAACATAAATTTTGGTCAAGAGGATCTTAAAATAGGTGAATACGCAATTAAATCTCTAGTTCAAGCAACAAAAGCGCTAAAGGATGATTTAATAGATGTATTAGTTACAGCTCCAATTAACAAGCATAATATACAATCGGACACTTTTAAGTTTCCTGGTCATACAGACTATCTTAACCAAGAGCTAGAAGGTAATAGTTTAATGTTTATGGTAACTCAAGGATTAAGGGTTGGGTTATTAACAGATCACGTACCAGTAAAAGATATTGCTAATCACATTACCCCTAAACTTATCGAAGAAAAGATTGCGACAGTATATAAATCATTAGTTCAGGACTTTAAAATTAGTAAACCAAAAATTGCTGTTTTAGGCATTAATCCACATACAGGTGATAATGGCGTAATTGGAAGTGAAGACGATACCGTTTTAAGACCAACATTACAAAAAATTAAAGCGACAGGTAAGCTAGTTTTTGGTCCATATGCAGCTGATAGTTTTTTTGGATCAGACAATTACAAAAATTTTGACGCTATAATTGCATCATATCATGATCAAGGATTAATACCATTTAAAACGTTATCTTTTGGTCAAGGTGTAAATTATACCGCAGGATTAAATCGTGTAAGAACATCTCCAGATCATGGAACAGCCTATGAAATAGCAGGAAAAGGAACCGCAGATATCAGTTCTTTTAAAGAAGCTATTTTTACAGGAATACAGATTTTTAACAACAGAAAAGAATACGAAGAGCTTACCAAAAACCCATTAGGATTTTCAAAAAGAAAGATATAAACAAAAAAATGTTTATAAGTCTTTTTAATAAAGAAAATTTTATATATTTGCAGGCTCAAAATAGATGTGGTAATGAAGCAATTAAAAGAATTTACAATACCATTTGTAGGTTTAAAAATAGGAAAACATCATTTTGATTATAGTATAGATCAAACGTTCTTTAATCATTTTGAATATGAAGACTTTAACTCTTGTAATATTAAAGTAGATTTAATTTTAGAAAAAAAATCAACATTATTAGAGTTACATTTTGATATTTCAGGAACAGTAAACGTCAATTGTGATGTTACAAACGAACCATTTGACCTGCCAATAACAACAGAATTTGATTTGGTAGTAAAATTTGGAGACGAGTATAATGATGAGCATATAGACATATTAATCATTCCACATGGAGAATATGAATTAAATGTACAACAATATATATATGAGTCAGTTGTTTTAGCATTACCAAGTAAACGTATACATCCAGGTGTGGAAGACGGAACATTAGATTCTGAAATACTTGACAAATTAGATGAACTTAGCCCAAAGCTAAAAGATAAAAAAGAAGACAAAGAGGAAACAGACCCTCGTTGGAATACATTAAAAAAACTATTAACGGATAAATAATAATATAAAATGGCACATCCTAAGAGAAAAATCTCGAAAACAAGAAGAGATAAGAGAAGAACACATTATAAAGCAGTTGCGCCACAAATTGCAACTTGCCCAACAACAGGTGAAGCTCATTTATACCACAGAGCGCACTGGAGTGAAGGTAAACTTTACTACAGAGGTCAAGTTTTAATTGACAACTCAGTTGAAGAAAACGTAGCATAATTACTATGCATGCATATAGAAAAACGCTCACTTGTGGGCGTTTTTTTTATGATTTGTTTTTCTTTACGTTAAAAAGCATTTACTTTGCATAGAATTAGTCTAAAAAAGAGTAATTTTATTATAATTAAGTCAATATGGGTCATTTTAGACCTTTTTTTGACTAAAATAGCTAAAAAATGAGCAAAATCTCTGCTGCAATTACTGCTGTTGGTGCCTATGTACCAGACTATGTTTTGTCTAACAAGGTACTAGAAACTCTTGTAGACACAAATGATGAATGGATAACATCAAGAACAGGAATAAAAGAGCGTAGAATACTTAAACTAGAAGGCGAAGGGACATCTTACCTAGCCATTAATGCAGCTAAAGACCTGCTTAAAAAACGCAATCTAGACCCTAAAGAAATAGACTTAGTTATTGTCGCAACTGCAACACCAGATTTACCTGTGGCTGCAACAGCGGTTTATACAGCAACCCAAATTGGTGCAACCAATGCATTTGCTTATGATCTGCAAGCAGCGTGTTCTAGCTTTCTTTACGGTTTGTCCACAGCAACTAGCTATATAGAGTCTGGACGTTATAAAAAAATATTACTTATTGGAGCAGATAAAATGTCGTCTATAATAGATTACACAGATCGCGCTACATGCATTATTTTTGGAGATGGTGCAGGAGCTGTTTTATTAGAGCCAAATACAGAAGGTCTAGGTTTTCAGGATGAATACCTTAGAAGTGATGGTTCTGGTAGAGAATTTTTAAAAATTGAAGCAGGTGGATCAATATTACCACCTTCACAGGAAACCATAGACAATAAACAACACTTTGTACACCAAGATGGACGTACAGTATTTAAGTTTGCTGTTTCTAATATGGCTGATGTTTGCGAAAAAATAATGGAACGCAACAACCTTAGTCATGATGATGTATCATGGTTGGTGCCACACCAAGCTAATATGCGTATTATTGACGCAACAGCTAACAGAATGAGCTTACAAGACGATAAAGTCTTAAAAAACATACACAGATATGGTAATACAACCTCTGCAACATTACCATTATTATTAAACGATTTTGAATCCAAGCTTAAAAAAGGAGATAACTTAATATTTGCTGCTTTTGGAGGTGGATTTACTTGGGGTTCTATTTATTTAAAATGGGCTTACAACTCTTAAACTAACTAAAATAAAGATTAATAACTTATAATTATGGATTTAAAAGACATTCAAAACTTAATTAAATTTGTTGCTAAATCAGGAGCAAGTGAAGTTAAATTAGAAACTGACGATGTAAAAATCACGATAAAAACGGGATCAGAAACAGAGACAACTTACGTTCAACAAATTCCTATGCAGGCTCAAATGCCAATGCAGCAAGCAATGCAACAAGCACCAGCAGCACCAGCCTCTACAGAGGCAGCAGCACCTGCAGCTGATGAAAATTCAAAATATATCACTGTTAAATCTCCTATTATAGGGACTTTTTACAGAAAACCATCTCCTGACAAACCATTATTTGTAGAGGTAGGACAAACAATTGCAGAAGGTGATGTACTTTGTATTATCGAAGCAATGAAATTATTTAACGAAATAGAATCTGAAGTATCAGGTAAAATCGTTAAAATATTAGTGGACGATTCTTCTCCTGTAGAGTTTGATCAACCATTATTTTTAGTAGACCCATCTTAATTTTAGATTATTAGTATTTTTTAGCTACTTATAAAGTAGTATAAAATCGAATAATCAAATCGTCTAATTATCTAATTTATACAAGATGTTTAAAAAAGTATTAATTGCCAATAGAGGAGAGATAGCATTACGTG
The genomic region above belongs to Olleya sp. Hel_I_94 and contains:
- the pdxA gene encoding 4-hydroxythreonine-4-phosphate dehydrogenase PdxA, translated to MKKEENIRLGISIGDLNGIGAEVVLRIFEDNRMLDFCTPIIFASIKTMSFVKNHLKLDINLNGIHNINQALPGRVNVLNCWKENVNINFGQEDLKIGEYAIKSLVQATKALKDDLIDVLVTAPINKHNIQSDTFKFPGHTDYLNQELEGNSLMFMVTQGLRVGLLTDHVPVKDIANHITPKLIEEKIATVYKSLVQDFKISKPKIAVLGINPHTGDNGVIGSEDDTVLRPTLQKIKATGKLVFGPYAADSFFGSDNYKNFDAIIASYHDQGLIPFKTLSFGQGVNYTAGLNRVRTSPDHGTAYEIAGKGTADISSFKEAIFTGIQIFNNRKEYEELTKNPLGFSKRKI
- a CDS encoding YceD family protein, producing the protein MKQLKEFTIPFVGLKIGKHHFDYSIDQTFFNHFEYEDFNSCNIKVDLILEKKSTLLELHFDISGTVNVNCDVTNEPFDLPITTEFDLVVKFGDEYNDEHIDILIIPHGEYELNVQQYIYESVVLALPSKRIHPGVEDGTLDSEILDKLDELSPKLKDKKEDKEETDPRWNTLKKLLTDK
- a CDS encoding riboflavin synthase; the protein is MFTGIIETLGTVKQLTTVKDNLDITIESTITNQLKIDQSVAHNGVCLTVVEINDDQYKVTAIKETLDKTNIGDLQINDIVNIERAMKLGDRLDGHIVQGHVDQTALCIEAKETNGSWLYTFKYDPELNNITIEKGSITVNGVSLTVVNSQKNSFSVAIIPYTYEHTNFKQFKIGTKINLEFDVIGKYVKRLNELNV
- the rpmF gene encoding 50S ribosomal protein L32 gives rise to the protein MAHPKRKISKTRRDKRRTHYKAVAPQIATCPTTGEAHLYHRAHWSEGKLYYRGQVLIDNSVEENVA
- a CDS encoding beta-ketoacyl-ACP synthase III — its product is MSKISAAITAVGAYVPDYVLSNKVLETLVDTNDEWITSRTGIKERRILKLEGEGTSYLAINAAKDLLKKRNLDPKEIDLVIVATATPDLPVAATAVYTATQIGATNAFAYDLQAACSSFLYGLSTATSYIESGRYKKILLIGADKMSSIIDYTDRATCIIFGDGAGAVLLEPNTEGLGFQDEYLRSDGSGREFLKIEAGGSILPPSQETIDNKQHFVHQDGRTVFKFAVSNMADVCEKIMERNNLSHDDVSWLVPHQANMRIIDATANRMSLQDDKVLKNIHRYGNTTSATLPLLLNDFESKLKKGDNLIFAAFGGGFTWGSIYLKWAYNS
- the accB gene encoding acetyl-CoA carboxylase biotin carboxyl carrier protein, with amino-acid sequence MDLKDIQNLIKFVAKSGASEVKLETDDVKITIKTGSETETTYVQQIPMQAQMPMQQAMQQAPAAPASTEAAAPAADENSKYITVKSPIIGTFYRKPSPDKPLFVEVGQTIAEGDVLCIIEAMKLFNEIESEVSGKIVKILVDDSSPVEFDQPLFLVDPS